A single Syntrophorhabdaceae bacterium DNA region contains:
- a CDS encoding NADH-dependent [FeFe] hydrogenase, group A6, with product MINLTIDGQKIEVEQGTTVLQAARKAKIHIPTLCYLDEVQAIGACRVCLVEVEGNRALQAACVFPATEGITVHTSTERVRKARKFSVEMLLSNHPMDCLTCARNLNCELQKLTEELGIREVRFTGAKSEGGMDNKGASLVRDQSKCILCRRCVSVCQNVQTVTALFAQGRGFESKIAPAFDESISDVACTNCGQCSLVCPVGAITEKSSIDAVWEALSDPTKFVVVQDAPAVRAALGEEFGYEPGTLVTGKMLAAVRKLGFDRIFDTNFTADLTILEEGTELIKRVKEGGTLPLITSCSPGWIKFIEHFYPDLLPHLSTCKSPQQMLGALAKTYFAEKEGLNPKDIVVVSVMPCTAKKFECDRPEMTDSGYKDVDYVLTTRELARMIKQAGIEFNELEDGEYDSPMGEYTGAGTIFGATGGVMEAALRTAYEILTGKALENLDFIAVRGLTGIKEATVPIEGVGDVKVAVAHGLGNARKLMEKLKAGEADYHFIEVMACPGGCVGGGGQPIPVNSRIRKARADALYAEDKSLPRRKSHENPSVKRVYEDYLKEPLGEKSHHLLHTKYKARGVN from the coding sequence ATGATAAACTTAACCATAGACGGGCAAAAGATAGAGGTCGAGCAGGGGACTACCGTTCTCCAGGCTGCCAGAAAGGCCAAGATCCACATCCCGACGCTTTGTTATCTTGACGAGGTGCAGGCCATCGGCGCATGCCGGGTATGCCTCGTGGAAGTGGAGGGTAATCGGGCGCTCCAGGCCGCATGCGTCTTTCCGGCAACCGAGGGTATTACGGTGCACACCAGCACCGAAAGGGTACGAAAGGCCAGGAAGTTTTCCGTGGAGATGCTCCTCTCCAACCACCCCATGGATTGCCTTACCTGCGCACGCAACCTGAACTGCGAGCTTCAAAAACTGACTGAAGAGTTGGGAATCAGGGAAGTCAGGTTTACGGGAGCCAAAAGCGAAGGGGGCATGGACAACAAGGGGGCTTCATTAGTAAGAGACCAGAGCAAATGCATCCTCTGCCGCAGGTGCGTCTCTGTCTGCCAGAACGTGCAGACCGTCACCGCCCTTTTCGCCCAGGGCAGAGGATTTGAATCGAAAATCGCGCCCGCCTTTGACGAAAGCATCAGCGACGTGGCATGTACGAATTGCGGCCAGTGTTCGCTCGTATGCCCCGTGGGCGCAATCACCGAAAAATCGAGTATCGACGCCGTGTGGGAAGCTCTCTCGGATCCGACGAAGTTCGTCGTGGTCCAGGACGCCCCGGCAGTACGCGCCGCCCTGGGAGAGGAATTCGGGTATGAGCCCGGAACCCTGGTCACGGGCAAGATGCTCGCCGCGGTACGTAAACTCGGTTTCGACCGTATCTTCGATACCAACTTCACCGCCGACCTGACTATTCTCGAGGAAGGCACGGAGCTTATCAAACGCGTAAAGGAAGGCGGGACCCTGCCGCTCATTACGAGCTGCAGCCCCGGATGGATTAAATTTATCGAGCATTTTTATCCCGATCTCCTGCCCCACCTTTCCACCTGTAAATCCCCCCAGCAGATGCTCGGGGCTCTCGCAAAGACTTATTTTGCCGAAAAGGAAGGACTCAACCCGAAGGATATCGTGGTTGTCTCCGTAATGCCTTGCACGGCAAAGAAATTCGAATGCGACCGGCCGGAGATGACGGACAGCGGGTATAAGGATGTGGATTATGTCCTCACCACCCGTGAGCTTGCGAGAATGATAAAGCAGGCAGGTATAGAGTTTAACGAGCTGGAAGACGGCGAATATGATTCACCTATGGGTGAGTACACGGGCGCGGGCACGATTTTCGGCGCCACAGGCGGCGTCATGGAAGCCGCCCTTCGTACCGCCTATGAGATACTGACGGGAAAAGCCCTGGAAAACCTCGATTTCATTGCCGTACGGGGACTTACGGGCATAAAAGAGGCTACCGTGCCCATAGAAGGCGTAGGAGACGTGAAAGTAGCGGTCGCCCACGGCCTCGGCAATGCGCGTAAACTCATGGAGAAGCTGAAGGCGGGAGAGGCAGATTACCATTTTATAGAAGTGATGGCGTGCCCCGGTGGCTGCGTAGGCGGCGGCGGTCAGCCTATCCCCGTGAACAGCCGGATAAGAAAGGCACGGGCCGATGCCCTCTATGCCGAGGATAAATCCCTTCCCAGAAGGAAATCGCACGAGAACCCGTCAGTGAAGCGGGTATACGAAGATTATCTGAAAGAGCCCTTGGGCGAGAAATCACACCATCTGCTCCACACGAAGTACAAGGCCAGGGGCGTCAACTAA
- a CDS encoding SpoIIE family protein phosphatase, translated as MRASLSEPRKYIEVINAQSAKKAGRICGDYIVIDRTPEATTVVVADGIGTGIKARVAAVMCASRLMELIRLGFTLREACGKIVDTMHEARTKDIPFSAFSVCRILNSGHATIMSYEIPAPILINNYLAAYQPKQRFFSMGLEMIAEVNCMLDYGDGIVMMSDGVSQAGLGFQYRMGWGTQGACDFINGCLVRKVDLKGVAAEVLGKVKEISGTTYGDDTTCVLLVCREAHSLNVLTGPPANKAKDKEAVKEFMEMKGTKIVCGSTTAEVVGRILKTPVNVREVSNAFHKPPSYEITGIDYATEGAVTLNQLYNILDEKADRLDRDSSVSTLYRLFHSADTINFIMGTATNPGHENIVFRQMGMFPREVIIQLLAEKLRKMGKLVNVEYV; from the coding sequence ATGAGAGCAAGTCTCAGTGAACCGCGAAAATATATTGAAGTAATCAATGCCCAGAGCGCCAAAAAGGCAGGACGGATATGTGGCGATTACATCGTCATCGACCGGACGCCTGAAGCCACTACTGTGGTCGTGGCCGATGGAATAGGCACGGGGATCAAGGCCAGGGTGGCCGCGGTTATGTGCGCGTCACGCCTCATGGAGCTTATCCGTCTCGGCTTCACCCTGAGGGAGGCGTGCGGAAAGATCGTGGACACTATGCACGAGGCGAGGACCAAGGATATCCCATTCTCTGCCTTTAGCGTCTGCCGCATCCTGAACAGCGGCCATGCAACAATAATGTCCTATGAAATTCCGGCGCCGATTCTCATCAACAATTATCTCGCCGCCTATCAGCCGAAGCAGCGCTTCTTCTCCATGGGGCTTGAGATGATCGCTGAAGTAAACTGCATGCTCGATTATGGCGACGGCATCGTAATGATGAGCGACGGAGTGAGCCAGGCAGGGCTCGGGTTCCAGTACCGCATGGGATGGGGGACCCAAGGTGCATGCGATTTTATTAACGGATGCCTGGTCCGGAAAGTCGATCTGAAAGGTGTGGCCGCAGAGGTGCTCGGAAAGGTGAAGGAGATATCGGGCACCACTTACGGCGACGATACCACGTGCGTGCTTCTCGTCTGCCGGGAAGCTCACTCTCTTAACGTCCTCACGGGTCCGCCGGCCAATAAGGCGAAAGATAAGGAAGCGGTAAAGGAGTTCATGGAGATGAAAGGCACGAAGATCGTCTGCGGCTCGACCACCGCCGAAGTAGTGGGCCGAATCCTTAAGACACCGGTGAACGTACGAGAGGTGTCGAATGCCTTTCACAAGCCCCCTTCTTATGAGATCACGGGTATAGATTATGCGACTGAGGGGGCGGTCACCCTGAACCAGCTCTATAATATACTGGACGAAAAGGCGGACAGGCTCGATCGCGATTCGTCCGTCTCCACCCTCTACAGACTTTTCCATTCTGCCGATACGATCAATTTCATCATGGGAACGGCTACCAATCCGGGCCATGAGAATATAGTTTTCAGACAGATGGGCATGTTCCCGCGGGAGGTCATAATTCAGCTGCTCGCGGAAAAACTACGTAAAATGGGCAAGCTCGTCAATGTGGAATACGTGTAG
- a CDS encoding [Fe-Fe] hydrogenase large subunit C-terminal domain-containing protein, whose protein sequence is MSDKGIQQIVFTLTARCRDCYRCLRSCPVKAIRMEKGQAYVDGTRCIACGTCIKECPQQAKAFRYDIDVAQRFIEAGQFVVASIAPSFAAVFNGWQRSRLPSALRALGFRYVGQTSQGAYQISVHAKHIAEEGSNKTYIGTACPALVNYIEKYQPELTGSLLPLVSPMVAHARMLKEKLGPEVKVVFIGPCVAKKSELFRPEAAGVVDCVLTFREIATWMEQKNIDLSTCEESNFDERPVRSAQLYPLPGGMIKTAGLVDDGLNMKLLRVDGIGGTRELLKAVPEGTPYAIIEPLFCNQGCINGPGIDTEKNIFERRKDIIDYDQEIENVSATPDEVRETAFFAASFHDRAVAASQVAEEKIQQVLERTGKSDPQQQLNCGACGYDSCREKAVAVVLGMAEPEMCIPYMRRLAERRTDQIVTTTPNGVLMLDEDLNILSMNPAFKKFFLCTDAVLGRHVSYLMDPAPYEKLISGVVDSLDIDVTHRHYNLHCRERLYILKEEKQIVGIFINITTQQEHEKKLNDMRSQTIEQANELLEHQIRMAQNMAQFIGESTARGEELVRKLLALSEGDESKSQ, encoded by the coding sequence ATGTCGGATAAAGGGATTCAGCAGATAGTATTTACCCTTACCGCCAGGTGCAGGGACTGTTACCGCTGCCTCAGGAGCTGCCCTGTAAAAGCCATACGGATGGAAAAAGGGCAGGCTTACGTGGACGGAACGAGATGCATCGCGTGCGGCACGTGCATCAAGGAATGTCCGCAGCAGGCAAAGGCGTTTCGTTATGACATAGATGTGGCCCAGAGGTTTATCGAGGCCGGCCAATTTGTGGTCGCGAGCATCGCCCCTTCTTTTGCGGCCGTCTTTAACGGCTGGCAGAGGAGCCGGCTCCCCTCCGCGTTACGGGCTCTCGGTTTTCGCTACGTGGGTCAGACTTCCCAGGGGGCCTACCAGATATCGGTTCATGCAAAGCATATTGCGGAAGAGGGGAGTAATAAGACATACATCGGCACCGCCTGCCCGGCACTCGTAAACTATATCGAAAAATATCAGCCCGAGCTAACGGGGAGCCTCCTTCCCCTCGTTTCGCCCATGGTGGCCCATGCCCGCATGCTGAAGGAGAAACTGGGGCCGGAGGTCAAGGTGGTCTTTATCGGGCCCTGCGTGGCGAAGAAGTCGGAGCTTTTTCGTCCCGAGGCCGCGGGAGTGGTCGACTGCGTCCTCACCTTCCGGGAGATTGCGACCTGGATGGAGCAGAAGAATATCGATCTCTCCACGTGCGAAGAGAGCAACTTCGATGAAAGACCCGTCCGGTCCGCCCAGCTCTACCCCCTGCCGGGGGGCATGATAAAAACAGCGGGACTCGTCGATGACGGGCTCAATATGAAGCTCTTGAGGGTGGACGGCATAGGCGGTACGAGGGAGCTTTTGAAAGCTGTCCCCGAAGGCACGCCCTACGCGATCATAGAGCCCCTCTTTTGCAACCAGGGATGCATTAACGGCCCGGGCATCGATACGGAAAAGAACATTTTCGAGCGCAGAAAAGATATCATCGATTATGACCAGGAGATAGAAAACGTAAGCGCAACGCCGGACGAGGTGAGGGAGACCGCCTTTTTCGCCGCCTCCTTCCATGACCGGGCAGTCGCCGCCTCTCAGGTGGCTGAAGAGAAGATCCAGCAGGTGCTCGAACGGACAGGGAAATCGGACCCCCAGCAGCAACTCAACTGCGGGGCCTGCGGTTATGACAGCTGCCGGGAGAAGGCCGTTGCCGTGGTGCTCGGCATGGCTGAACCTGAAATGTGTATCCCTTACATGAGAAGGCTTGCGGAGAGGAGGACCGATCAGATCGTGACCACCACACCCAACGGCGTTCTCATGCTCGACGAAGACCTGAATATCCTGAGCATGAACCCTGCATTCAAAAAATTCTTTCTCTGCACCGATGCGGTACTGGGCCGGCACGTCTCGTACCTCATGGACCCGGCGCCATATGAAAAGCTTATATCCGGAGTGGTCGATTCTCTCGACATCGACGTCACCCACCGCCACTATAATCTCCATTGCAGGGAGCGCCTCTACATCCTCAAGGAGGAAAAGCAGATCGTGGGAATTTTCATTAATATCACAACCCAGCAGGAGCACGAGAAGAAGCTTAACGATATGCGCTCCCAGACCATCGAGCAGGCAAACGAGCTCCTGGAGCACCAGATAAGAATGGCCCAGAATATGGCACAGTTCATCGGGGAGAGCACGGCCCGCGGTGAAGAGCTGGTCAGAAAACTATTGGCATTGAGTGAAGGGGATGAGAGCAAGTCTCAGTGA
- a CDS encoding [FeFe] hydrogenase, group A, with the protein MNDNFVTIDKKEIPIGVEQNLLELIRKAGIDLPTFCYHSELSVYGACRLCMVHVDGSGLVPACSTPPAPGMKVSTNTDETRKMRRIIVELLLANHSQHCPTCQKSATCQLQALARRLGITKIRFKSQDRGLPVDSSSPSLVRDPNKCVLCGDCVRVCEEVQSVGAIDFSFRGSKTLVIPSFGKELDKVECVNCGQCARICPTGALTAKSEVEEVWKALHDPEKIVVAQVAPAVRVAIGEMFGLEPGVTATGQIAAALRAIGFDRVFDTCFTADLTVIEESNEFIKRVETGENMPIFTSCCPAWVKFVEQYYPEFVSHLSTCRSPQQMFGSLAKEVLPHYLGKKKEDLVVVSIMPCTAKKFEAKRSEFTHAGTPDVDHVLTTQELGCMIEEAGLHFKDLGPESFHLPFGFKTGAGVIFGNSGGVSEAVLRYVTERLTGEKRDTYEFASVRGEAGIREAALKVNGKEFSLAVVSGLKNARKVLEDIKAGTVKYDLVEVMACPGGCVGGAGQPVSQNAGVRQKRTKGIYENDRMLELHKSQENPYVMDIYGNLLGEVGGHTAHKLLHTGYKNRKRISDEHMALSGVHADQGLDVNVCFGTGCFLKGSQRLLQEIMEYIRVNSLDSSVKVSASFCFERCDKGPTVRIGDTIIEGCTIDKAARAIEENTRRQPGEAFTEEETGIHQGKV; encoded by the coding sequence ATGAACGATAACTTCGTCACTATAGATAAAAAGGAAATACCCATCGGTGTCGAGCAGAACCTCCTTGAGCTGATACGAAAGGCAGGTATCGACCTCCCCACCTTCTGCTATCATTCCGAGTTAAGCGTATACGGCGCGTGCCGCCTCTGCATGGTCCATGTGGACGGCTCGGGGCTCGTGCCCGCCTGTTCCACTCCTCCTGCCCCCGGTATGAAAGTGAGCACCAATACAGATGAGACGAGGAAGATGAGGCGGATCATCGTGGAGCTGTTGCTCGCAAACCATAGCCAGCACTGCCCCACCTGTCAGAAAAGCGCGACATGCCAGCTTCAGGCCCTTGCCAGGCGGCTCGGCATCACAAAAATAAGGTTCAAGAGCCAGGACAGGGGCCTCCCCGTGGACAGCTCCTCGCCTTCCCTCGTCCGGGACCCCAATAAATGCGTGCTCTGCGGCGACTGCGTCCGGGTCTGCGAAGAGGTCCAATCCGTGGGGGCCATCGATTTCTCCTTCAGGGGATCAAAGACTCTCGTGATTCCGTCCTTCGGCAAAGAGCTCGACAAGGTGGAGTGCGTCAATTGCGGCCAATGCGCCCGGATATGCCCTACAGGGGCCCTTACCGCCAAATCGGAAGTGGAAGAGGTCTGGAAGGCCCTCCACGATCCTGAAAAGATAGTGGTCGCCCAGGTAGCCCCCGCGGTGCGGGTTGCGATCGGCGAAATGTTCGGCCTCGAGCCGGGGGTGACCGCTACAGGCCAGATCGCGGCTGCCCTCCGCGCCATCGGCTTCGACCGTGTCTTCGATACCTGCTTTACGGCAGACCTTACGGTGATAGAAGAGAGCAACGAGTTCATTAAACGCGTTGAAACAGGGGAGAATATGCCGATATTCACTTCCTGCTGCCCCGCATGGGTGAAATTCGTGGAACAGTACTACCCGGAGTTCGTGAGCCATCTCTCCACATGCCGCTCGCCCCAGCAGATGTTCGGCTCCCTCGCCAAAGAGGTGCTTCCCCACTACCTTGGGAAGAAAAAGGAGGACCTCGTGGTGGTCTCCATCATGCCGTGCACTGCGAAAAAATTCGAGGCCAAACGGTCCGAGTTTACCCACGCGGGCACCCCCGATGTAGACCATGTGCTCACGACCCAGGAACTGGGCTGCATGATAGAGGAGGCGGGTCTGCACTTCAAGGACCTTGGCCCTGAATCATTCCATCTCCCCTTTGGCTTCAAGACCGGTGCAGGCGTAATCTTCGGAAATTCCGGCGGCGTATCGGAAGCGGTATTGAGGTACGTGACCGAGCGATTGACGGGCGAAAAGCGCGACACCTACGAGTTTGCGAGCGTGAGGGGGGAAGCCGGTATCCGCGAGGCCGCCCTCAAAGTGAACGGGAAGGAATTCAGCCTCGCGGTAGTGAGCGGGCTCAAAAACGCCCGGAAAGTACTTGAAGACATCAAGGCGGGGACGGTAAAATACGATCTTGTGGAAGTAATGGCGTGCCCGGGCGGGTGCGTGGGCGGCGCGGGACAGCCCGTATCCCAAAATGCGGGCGTCCGGCAGAAGAGAACGAAAGGCATCTATGAAAACGACCGCATGCTGGAACTCCACAAATCGCAGGAAAACCCCTACGTGATGGATATTTACGGCAATCTTCTCGGTGAAGTGGGCGGTCATACGGCACACAAGTTGCTCCATACAGGCTACAAGAATAGAAAAAGGATCTCTGACGAACATATGGCGCTCTCAGGGGTCCATGCGGACCAGGGACTCGATGTGAACGTCTGCTTCGGCACGGGCTGTTTTCTCAAGGGATCTCAAAGGCTTCTCCAGGAGATCATGGAATATATCAGGGTCAATAGTCTTGACAGTTCGGTGAAGGTGAGCGCATCCTTTTGTTTCGAGCGCTGTGACAAGGGGCCCACCGTCCGGATCGGCGATACGATTATTGAAGGCTGTACCATTGACAAGGCTGCCAGGGCTATCGAAGAGAACACGCGCCGGCAGCCGGGTGAGGCGTTCACTGAAGAAGAGACGGGAATACACCAGGGGAAGGTTTGA
- a CDS encoding NADH-ubiquinone oxidoreductase-F iron-sulfur binding region domain-containing protein, whose protein sequence is MDLTTMVLNKIKTEYCSREAAVSHRIIVCAGTGCLVNGSLRVYEEFANRIEAQGLHAIVELKAEEDGVFVSKSGCQGFCQIGPLVTILPEGILYKKVKPGDVKEIIEGTIKKGQLVHRLLYMEPATKKVCEGMDDMAFYKHQKRFVLKNCGVIDPEDINEYIAAGGYFAAAKACADMTAEEICDMMVDAGLRGRGGGGFPTGRKWHAARVEKSDKKYVICNGDEGDPGAFMDMGIMEGNPHSVIEGMIIASRAIEADEGYVYVRAEYPLAVKRVRKAIADAYKLGALGKHVLGSAHTFNLQVMEGAGAFVCGEETALIASIEGKRGMPLPKPPFPSQSGLWKKPTVINNVETLSTVPLVVSEGVETFRNLGTTDSPGTKTFAVTGHVVNTGLIEMPLGSTLRQIVYNVAGGITTDEGLAATDGFKAVQIGGPSGGCLTEEHLDLPIDFYSVRKVGAMVGSGGLVVMNRHTCMVSVARFFMQFTQSESCGKCVLCREGTKQMLALLDEIMEGKATEETLVILEDLALAVQKGSLCGLGKTAPNPVLSTLRQFRGEYLAHVKERRCPAGKCKSLVRLQINPEICNGCTLCARKCPAGAISGEKWKPHRIDPATCTKCRLCLQSCKHHAIIEEMP, encoded by the coding sequence GTGGATCTGACTACCATGGTGCTTAACAAGATAAAAACCGAGTATTGCTCCCGTGAGGCTGCCGTATCCCATAGAATAATAGTCTGCGCAGGTACGGGGTGTCTGGTAAACGGCTCCCTCAGGGTCTATGAGGAATTTGCGAACCGTATCGAGGCACAGGGTCTTCATGCGATAGTGGAGCTGAAGGCGGAAGAGGACGGGGTGTTCGTATCGAAGAGCGGATGCCAGGGGTTCTGTCAGATAGGGCCCCTTGTGACCATACTCCCGGAAGGCATCCTTTACAAGAAGGTCAAGCCGGGGGATGTGAAAGAGATTATAGAAGGGACGATCAAAAAGGGGCAGTTGGTCCACCGTCTGCTCTATATGGAGCCTGCCACCAAGAAAGTATGTGAAGGCATGGACGACATGGCCTTCTATAAACACCAGAAAAGGTTCGTCCTCAAGAACTGCGGCGTCATCGATCCGGAGGATATCAACGAATATATTGCCGCGGGAGGCTATTTTGCCGCCGCAAAAGCATGCGCGGATATGACCGCCGAAGAAATATGCGACATGATGGTCGATGCCGGACTCCGGGGAAGGGGAGGGGGCGGTTTTCCCACGGGAAGGAAATGGCACGCAGCCCGCGTTGAGAAAAGCGATAAGAAATATGTGATCTGTAATGGTGACGAGGGAGACCCCGGCGCCTTTATGGACATGGGCATTATGGAAGGCAATCCCCACAGTGTGATCGAAGGGATGATCATCGCATCCAGGGCAATCGAGGCCGATGAAGGATATGTGTACGTGCGCGCCGAATATCCCCTCGCAGTGAAAAGGGTGCGAAAAGCCATCGCCGATGCCTATAAGCTTGGCGCCTTGGGAAAACACGTGCTCGGCTCGGCACACACCTTCAATCTTCAGGTCATGGAAGGGGCGGGGGCATTCGTGTGCGGCGAGGAAACGGCATTGATCGCGTCTATCGAGGGGAAAAGGGGTATGCCCCTACCCAAGCCACCCTTCCCTTCTCAAAGCGGCCTCTGGAAGAAGCCCACCGTCATAAATAATGTGGAAACCTTGTCTACCGTACCCCTTGTAGTCTCGGAAGGGGTGGAGACCTTCAGGAATTTAGGGACCACCGATTCCCCCGGCACCAAGACCTTTGCCGTGACAGGTCATGTGGTCAATACCGGCCTTATCGAAATGCCCCTGGGTTCCACGCTTCGGCAGATCGTCTATAACGTAGCCGGAGGCATTACCACGGATGAAGGCCTTGCCGCGACCGACGGTTTCAAGGCGGTCCAGATAGGCGGACCTTCCGGAGGATGTCTTACCGAGGAGCACCTGGACCTGCCTATAGATTTCTATTCCGTAAGGAAAGTGGGAGCCATGGTGGGGTCCGGCGGTCTCGTGGTAATGAACAGGCACACCTGCATGGTGAGTGTAGCCCGGTTCTTTATGCAGTTCACCCAGAGTGAATCCTGCGGCAAGTGCGTGCTCTGCCGGGAAGGGACGAAACAGATGCTCGCCCTCCTCGATGAGATCATGGAGGGGAAAGCCACGGAGGAGACCCTCGTCATCCTTGAAGACCTTGCGCTGGCAGTGCAAAAAGGGTCCTTATGCGGCCTCGGAAAAACGGCGCCTAACCCGGTCCTCTCCACCCTGCGCCAGTTCCGTGGTGAATATCTCGCCCATGTAAAAGAGAGGCGCTGCCCCGCCGGGAAGTGCAAAAGCCTTGTGAGGCTCCAAATAAACCCCGAAATCTGTAACGGCTGCACCCTGTGTGCGAGGAAGTGCCCCGCCGGCGCCATATCGGGTGAGAAATGGAAACCCCACCGGATAGATCCCGCGACCTGCACCAAGTGCAGGCTCTGCCTGCAAAGCTGCAAGCATCACGCGATTATAGAGGAGATGCCATGA
- the nuoE gene encoding NADH-quinone oxidoreductase subunit NuoE, with translation METLRKFERVLEIVDQNGRSSARLIPILQAVQAEYRYLPEEVLTFVATSLGISPARVYGVATFYSLFTLKPKGKYLIRVCDGTACHVKRSMDLHDALSKKLSLTEGEDTTPDMLFTLETVNCLGACGLAPAMVVNEEVYGQLTPERATEIVSDIILKEAQSGSDYHGA, from the coding sequence ATGGAGACACTTCGAAAATTTGAAAGAGTACTTGAAATCGTCGATCAGAACGGGAGGAGCTCCGCCCGTCTCATCCCCATACTGCAGGCCGTCCAGGCGGAATACCGTTATCTGCCCGAAGAGGTCCTCACTTTCGTGGCGACTTCTTTGGGGATCTCGCCCGCGAGAGTCTATGGGGTTGCCACATTCTATTCCCTGTTTACACTCAAACCTAAGGGAAAATATCTGATCAGGGTCTGTGACGGCACGGCGTGTCATGTGAAGAGGTCGATGGACCTCCATGATGCCCTAAGCAAGAAGCTCAGTCTTACGGAGGGCGAGGATACGACCCCGGATATGCTCTTTACCCTTGAGACCGTCAATTGTCTTGGCGCCTGCGGTCTTGCACCGGCAATGGTGGTCAATGAGGAAGTCTATGGCCAGCTTACCCCCGAGCGGGCAACGGAGATCGTAAGCGACATCATCCTGAAGGAGGCGCAGAGTGGATCTGACTACCATGGTGCTTAA
- a CDS encoding redox-sensing transcriptional repressor Rex, giving the protein MADIEGKEGDVIKAIPEPTLRRLPIYYQYLKRMHDERRADYISCTQIGNDLNILPIQVRKDLQVADAVGKPKLGYSVTELIGTIEDFLGWNNTTDAYLVGVGNLGSALLGYPGFRDYGLNIIAAFDTDPAKIGSEIGGKKVFDVVKLPGMIRRMSIKIGILTVPAAFAQEQADVMVKAGIHAIWNFSPVKVSVPPDVIVQHENLASSLGVLSKKLALAIKEKV; this is encoded by the coding sequence ATGGCGGATATAGAAGGAAAAGAGGGGGACGTGATAAAAGCGATACCTGAGCCGACCCTGCGCAGGCTCCCTATTTATTACCAATATCTCAAGAGGATGCACGACGAAAGAAGGGCCGATTATATCTCCTGTACCCAGATAGGGAACGACCTCAATATTCTGCCCATACAGGTGAGAAAAGACCTGCAGGTCGCTGATGCGGTGGGAAAGCCTAAGCTGGGATACAGTGTTACCGAATTGATCGGGACTATAGAAGATTTTTTGGGATGGAACAATACGACTGATGCGTACCTCGTGGGGGTGGGGAATCTCGGTTCCGCCCTTCTCGGCTATCCCGGTTTCAGGGACTATGGTCTCAATATCATTGCGGCCTTTGACACCGATCCCGCGAAGATAGGCTCCGAGATCGGGGGAAAGAAGGTATTCGACGTGGTGAAACTGCCTGGCATGATCAGGCGGATGAGCATAAAGATCGGCATTCTCACCGTACCGGCAGCTTTTGCCCAGGAGCAGGCCGATGTGATGGTGAAGGCAGGAATTCACGCAATCTGGAATTTTTCTCCCGTAAAAGTCAGCGTACCGCCGGATGTCATTGTCCAGCATGAGAACCTGGCGTCCTCACTGGGCGTGCTGTCGAAGAAACTGGCGCTCGCAATAAAAGAGAAAGTGTGA
- a CDS encoding response regulator: MEKKILVIDDEASLRRSVSMGLMQKGYDTEPCENGMKALQTLETFKKNQIPFECAIVDVRLPDIDGLKLLKVMKFNYPELPVIVITGYGSEGTRDEVKYQKADGYLEKPFDVEDLTRLLEEISPARKKAAAPEEAVQKETAPAESVTDYVLVTLDASANLMDAYRSLYFKENVLYCDAIRGDYDLILLLQAESHEKIGEIVEKEIKKIAGVSDASLLTVKVPVFGENVVSIMGSVDRALGKDKEEGAVYADQTARVRASSYVLFEIEKEKLETIYPVLHFDDQVVYCDYTEGKYDIVALMKGTSFIEIENTIRTKFKPLDGVLRIKEWPIITLFEV; the protein is encoded by the coding sequence ATGGAAAAGAAGATATTAGTTATCGACGATGAAGCCTCTTTAAGGAGAAGCGTCAGCATGGGTCTCATGCAGAAAGGGTATGACACCGAACCCTGCGAAAACGGCATGAAGGCTCTCCAGACACTCGAGACCTTCAAGAAGAATCAGATCCCTTTTGAATGCGCCATCGTGGATGTAAGGCTTCCCGACATCGACGGGCTCAAACTCCTGAAGGTCATGAAATTTAATTACCCCGAACTCCCCGTCATCGTCATCACCGGTTACGGCAGTGAAGGGACCCGCGATGAGGTAAAATATCAGAAGGCAGACGGCTATCTGGAGAAACCTTTTGACGTGGAAGACCTCACCCGGCTTCTGGAGGAAATATCTCCCGCGCGCAAGAAAGCTGCGGCCCCGGAAGAGGCCGTCCAGAAAGAGACTGCGCCCGCCGAGTCTGTTACCGACTATGTGCTCGTAACGCTCGACGCCTCGGCGAACCTGATGGATGCTTACCGGAGCCTCTATTTCAAGGAAAACGTCCTCTATTGCGATGCCATAAGGGGAGACTACGACCTTATTCTCCTGCTCCAGGCTGAATCACATGAAAAAATAGGGGAGATCGTGGAGAAAGAGATCAAGAAGATTGCCGGTGTCTCCGACGCGAGCCTGCTCACCGTCAAGGTCCCCGTGTTCGGCGAGAACGTCGTCTCCATAATGGGTTCCGTGGATCGGGCCCTCGGGAAAGACAAGGAGGAGGGTGCGGTCTATGCGGACCAGACTGCCAGAGTGCGCGCCTCGTCCTACGTCCTTTTCGAGATAGAAAAAGAGAAGCTCGAGACTATCTATCCTGTGCTCCATTTCGACGACCAGGTGGTCTACTGCGATTATACGGAAGGGAAGTACGACATCGTGGCCTTGATGAAAGGCACCAGCTTTATAGAGATCGAGAACACCATCCGCACCAAGTTCAAACCCCTTGACGGCGTGCTCAGGATCAAGGAATGGCCTATCATCACGCTCTTTGAAGTATAA